In Caloenas nicobarica isolate bCalNic1 chromosome 5, bCalNic1.hap1, whole genome shotgun sequence, a single genomic region encodes these proteins:
- the LOC135989540 gene encoding acyl-coenzyme A thioesterase 1-like, translating to MWRAVAATSARALCRAPAPAPPPRRRAVSMTVSPAAGLADERVETRVAGLGPGQPVTLRAVATDERGCLFQSCAHYRADGRGELHLGTDASHGGDYTGVEPMGLFWSLAPAGMERPYQRLVPRSTGTPIKVEMLVHQGHGLPRAVPGPVVAKAKVERWFTAPGVRRIRLKEGGVRGSLFLPPGDGPFPGVIDMYGDEGGLIEFRSSLLATRGFAALSLPYFDFEDLPKFMKELKLEYFQDAARFLQRHPKVKGPGVGVIGTGKGAELALSMITFLPEVVAAVCISGCSSNTVADLHYGEMTLPGLRFDMNKVSVSDTGVYDTFEALDDPTKPANSPCTIPIEKAEGHFLLVVGEDDRMWKSSLYAELAIGRLRQHGKENFELLSYPGAGHRIDPPSTPFCQAAMDRVLGVPVLGGGESKAHAHAQEHSWGKIQEFLHLHLG from the exons ATGTGGAGAGCGGTGGCCGCCACCTCGGCCCGGGCCCTGTGCCGCGCCCCGGCGCCGGCCCCaccgccgcggcggcgggctGTGAGCATGACCGTGTCCCCCGCCGCCGGCCTGGCGGACGAGCGGGTGGAGACGCGGGTGGCGGGGCTGGGCCCGGGGCAGCCGGTGACCCTGCGGGCGGTGGCGACGGATGAGCGCGGCTGCCTCTTCCAGTCGTGTGCGCACTACCGGGCGGACGGCCGCGGCGAGCTGCACTTGGGCACGGACGCCTCGCACGGCGGGGACTACACCGGCGTGGAGCCCATGGGGCTGTTCTGGAGCCTCGCCCCCGCCGGCATGGAGAGGCCGTACCAGCGGCTCGTTCCGCGCAGCACCGGCACCCCGATAAAGGTGGAGATGTTGGTGCACCAGGGCCACGGGCTGCCCCGCGCCGTCCCCGGGCCCGTGGTGGCCAAGGCCAAGGTGGAGAGGTGGTTCACGGCCCCCGGCGTGCGGCGGATCCGGCTGAAGGAGGGAGGCGTAAGGGGCTCCCTCTTCCTGCCGCCCG GGGATGGCCCCTTTCCAGGAGTGATTGACATGTATGGTGATGAAGGAGGCTTGATTGAATTTAGATCCAGTCTTCTGGCCACCCGTGGGTTTGCTGCCCTTTCCCTGCCGTATTTTGACTTTGAAGATCTGCCTAAATTCATGAAAGAATTAAAACTTGAGTACTTTCAGGACGCAGCTAGATTCCTACAGCGTCACCCAAAG GTGAAGGGACCAGGAGTTGGCGTGATTGGAACTGGGAAAGGGGCAGAATTGGCACTCTCCATGATCACCTTCCTGCCAGAAGTAGTGGCTGCTGTCTGTATCTCCGGCTGTAGTTCAAACACTGTTGCAGACCTCCATTATGGTGAGATGACTCTGCCTGGGCTGCGCTTTGATATGAATAAGGTCAGTGTTTCTGACACTGGTGTATATGATACTTTCGAAGCTCTGGATGACCCAACAAAGCCTGCTAATTCTCCTTGCACGATCCCCATTGAAAAAGCAGAAGGTCACTTTCTCTTAGTGGTAGGGGAAGATGATCGTATGTGGAAGAGCTCCTTATATGCTGAGCTGGCAATTGGGCGTCTACGCCAacatgggaaagaaaacttTGAACTCTTGAGTTATCCAGGAGCAGGTCACCGAATTGATCCTCCTTCTACTCCATTCTGTCAAGCAGCTATGGATCGTGTTCTGGGGGTGCCTGTTCTGGGGGGTGGAGAGAGCAAAGCACATGCCCATGCACAGGAGCACTCCTGGGGAAAGATTCAGGAGTTTCTGCACTTGCATTTGGGATGA